Proteins from one Congzhengia minquanensis genomic window:
- a CDS encoding glycoside hydrolase family 88 protein, translating into MNYEKNDYFKILKTWCDTLIKLQMKEPQSPAIYGGIFCPACGRIHGRINDCMYPLIYLYKKTGDKKYYEAAKDVYCWTKHNTHRPGGFFLNDPNCLWFATTVFFNIQLGELLYHCKDVICPIEWEEWNASYCETLDFIYKNFNENLSCNINYRIAAAAAMAVAWAVKGEEKYKQRARELALYAINHIGEDGLIFGETQGLDSYGITPRGCRGVDLGYNVEESLPNLAVYLKYIGEDRTVEQALLRSMDAHLSFMLPDGAWDNSWGSRSAKWTYYGSRTSDGCQGAYAYLSDRNALYAEAAHRNFLLYKKSTHNGLLTGGPHYADARLPTCIHHTFCHAKSLIPLIESKMKRDKDLLLPRETSKGMKTFSSVNVTLAAKGHFKASFSCYDFNALNASTTPTGGALTMLWNDKAGVILAASINEYDLVENLNMQVPPYFNDICQTPRLELKRGKEVFRNTLDTTANITALEDKTTLVYNAQGVLKNFLLRGTERFQITYKLGDSIFEICAATTAEDAVYILPLIARNTEALTVCGPAAQLKRENAVITITCSQPITHDTSIGKRIFHPCGGFLSAHLRVPIPKNQQVTLKIKVQ; encoded by the coding sequence ATGAATTATGAAAAAAACGACTATTTTAAGATTTTAAAAACCTGGTGTGACACTCTTATAAAATTACAAATGAAAGAGCCGCAATCCCCTGCCATTTACGGCGGTATTTTTTGTCCTGCCTGCGGCAGAATTCACGGAAGAATTAACGATTGCATGTACCCTCTTATTTATCTATATAAAAAAACAGGGGATAAAAAATATTACGAAGCGGCAAAGGACGTGTATTGCTGGACAAAACACAACACCCACAGACCGGGAGGCTTCTTTTTAAACGACCCCAATTGTCTTTGGTTTGCAACCACCGTCTTTTTTAACATACAGCTGGGCGAGCTTCTTTATCATTGTAAGGATGTAATTTGCCCTATCGAATGGGAGGAATGGAATGCATCATATTGTGAAACCTTAGATTTTATTTATAAAAATTTTAACGAAAATCTAAGCTGCAACATCAATTACCGGATTGCGGCTGCCGCCGCAATGGCTGTTGCATGGGCAGTGAAAGGTGAGGAAAAATATAAACAAAGGGCACGCGAGCTGGCGCTTTATGCCATAAACCATATTGGGGAGGACGGTTTAATTTTCGGCGAAACCCAGGGGCTTGATTCTTACGGCATCACTCCGCGGGGCTGCCGGGGTGTGGACTTAGGCTACAATGTGGAGGAATCGCTGCCAAACCTTGCGGTATATTTAAAATATATTGGTGAAGACCGAACTGTGGAGCAAGCCTTACTTCGCTCCATGGACGCGCATCTGTCCTTTATGCTGCCAGACGGCGCATGGGACAACAGCTGGGGATCACGCAGCGCCAAATGGACCTATTACGGCAGCAGAACCTCTGATGGCTGTCAGGGCGCCTACGCTTATTTGTCAGACCGCAATGCGCTGTATGCAGAAGCTGCACACAGAAACTTTTTACTTTATAAAAAAAGTACCCATAATGGCCTGCTGACCGGCGGGCCACACTATGCAGACGCGCGGCTTCCGACGTGCATTCACCACACCTTCTGCCATGCCAAGTCGCTGATTCCGCTGATTGAATCAAAAATGAAGCGGGATAAAGACCTACTGCTGCCCAGAGAAACCAGCAAGGGGATGAAAACGTTTTCTTCTGTGAATGTAACGCTGGCCGCGAAAGGCCATTTTAAAGCGTCCTTTTCCTGTTATGATTTTAATGCATTAAATGCATCAACAACACCCACAGGAGGCGCCCTGACCATGCTTTGGAATGATAAGGCAGGCGTAATTTTAGCGGCCAGTATAAACGAATATGATTTGGTTGAGAACTTGAATATGCAAGTCCCGCCATATTTTAACGATATTTGTCAAACTCCGAGATTAGAACTGAAGCGCGGAAAAGAAGTGTTTAGAAACACCCTGGACACCACTGCAAATATTACAGCGTTAGAGGATAAAACTACCCTGGTTTACAACGCGCAAGGCGTTTTAAAAAATTTTCTTCTGCGCGGAACGGAACGGTTTCAGATTACATATAAGCTTGGCGACAGTATATTTGAAATTTGTGCGGCAACCACAGCAGAGGACGCGGTTTATATTCTTCCGCTGATTGCAAGAAATACCGAAGCTTTAACGGTATGCGGCCCTGCAGCACAGTTAAAACGCGAAAATGCCGTTATTACCATTACATGTTCTCAGCCTATCACACACGACACCTCCATTGGCAAGCGGATTTTCCACCCCTGCGGCGGCTTTTTGTCCGCACATTTACGTGTTCCTATTCCTAAAAATCAGCAGGTCACACTTAAAATTAAGGTGCAATAA
- the nusG gene encoding transcription termination/antitermination protein NusG: MAEDAKWYVIHTFSGYEKKVQTDLEKTIENRGLQDLILEVQVPMEEVVEQKGNEQKVVQRKLLPGYVMVKMIMTDDSWYVIRNTRGVTGFVGPGSKPVPLTEEEVHSMGIERRVVEVNFSAGSSVRVTDGAFADFVGVVDEINTEKQTVRVIVSMFGRETPVELDFSQIEVLN; encoded by the coding sequence ATGGCTGAAGACGCAAAATGGTATGTTATTCATACATTTTCAGGATATGAAAAAAAAGTTCAGACGGATTTGGAAAAAACCATTGAAAACCGCGGCCTACAGGATTTGATTTTAGAGGTGCAGGTTCCGATGGAAGAGGTTGTGGAGCAGAAGGGCAACGAACAAAAGGTTGTGCAAAGAAAGCTCTTGCCCGGCTATGTCATGGTGAAAATGATTATGACAGACGACAGCTGGTATGTAATCCGCAACACACGCGGCGTTACGGGGTTTGTTGGCCCCGGCTCGAAACCCGTTCCTTTAACCGAGGAAGAGGTTCATTCCATGGGAATTGAACGCAGGGTTGTTGAGGTTAATTTCAGCGCAGGCTCGTCTGTCCGCGTTACCGACGGTGCATTTGCCGACTTTGTTGGCGTGGTGGACGAAATTAACACCGAAAAACAAACCGTTCGCGTTATCGTTTCCATGTTCGGCCGCGAAACGCCAGTTGAACTTGACTTTTCACAAATTGAAGTGTTAAACTAA
- the rplA gene encoding 50S ribosomal protein L1, which yields MFRGKNYKESAKLIEKSKLYDSDEALDLVVKASKAKFDETVEVHVRLGVDSRHADQQVRGAIVLPHGTGKVARVLVFAKGEKADEAQAAGADFVGAEELIPRIQNENWFDYDVVVATPDMMGVVGRLGKVLGPKGLMPSPKAGTVTMDVTKAVNEIKSGKVEYRLDKTNIIHCPVGKVSFGKEKLCENFNALLSAIIKAKPAAAKGQYIKSCVVASTMGPGVKINQTKLSD from the coding sequence ATGTTTAGAGGAAAAAATTATAAAGAGAGCGCGAAGCTCATCGAAAAATCAAAGCTCTATGACTCTGACGAAGCTTTGGACCTGGTTGTAAAAGCTTCTAAAGCAAAATTTGACGAAACCGTTGAGGTTCACGTTCGTTTGGGCGTTGACTCAAGACACGCAGACCAGCAGGTTCGCGGCGCCATTGTTTTGCCTCACGGCACAGGTAAGGTTGCCCGTGTTTTGGTGTTTGCCAAAGGTGAGAAAGCTGACGAGGCACAGGCCGCAGGCGCAGACTTTGTAGGCGCTGAGGAACTGATTCCCAGAATTCAGAACGAGAACTGGTTTGATTACGACGTTGTTGTTGCAACACCCGATATGATGGGCGTTGTAGGCCGTTTAGGTAAGGTTTTGGGCCCGAAAGGCTTAATGCCCAGCCCGAAAGCCGGCACGGTTACAATGGACGTTACAAAGGCCGTTAACGAGATTAAATCCGGTAAAGTGGAATACCGTTTGGACAAAACCAACATCATCCACTGCCCGGTGGGTAAGGTTTCGTTTGGCAAAGAAAAGCTTTGCGAAAACTTTAACGCTCTTCTTTCTGCCATCATTAAGGCAAAGCCGGCGGCAGCAAAGGGCCAGTATATTAAAAGCTGTGTCGTAGCTTCTACCATGGGCCCCGGCGTTAAAATTAACCAGACAAAACTGTCTGACTAA
- a CDS encoding helix-turn-helix domain-containing protein, protein MEKTKNVDVMLERELPTPFRMFHLFERKPHYEMDFHQHETFYHVNLVLSGEVRVICKNETANIHQNQVFVVPPGLIHKLQSNGGYRQFGIDLTLEHKQEELAVLARGAFENQFTVTPVRSVTERFSSLEEKMRNPMPLNLLNLLNFAERIVIDTMEAVLNQKKESFSEKVTKILQERDPFRLTVTDICRLLNYSKSQIERISNRELGCGMMEYINNIRMNEICTLLRWSDMPLAQIAEKTGLYDASHLITFFKRHMGTTPGRYRKDRQK, encoded by the coding sequence ATGGAAAAAACAAAAAATGTAGATGTAATGCTTGAAAGAGAGCTGCCAACGCCTTTTCGGATGTTCCATTTATTTGAGCGCAAGCCGCACTATGAGATGGACTTTCACCAGCATGAAACATTTTACCATGTTAATTTGGTGCTGTCAGGGGAGGTTCGGGTAATCTGTAAAAATGAAACGGCAAACATACACCAAAACCAGGTTTTTGTAGTGCCTCCGGGGCTTATTCACAAGCTTCAGTCAAACGGCGGATACAGACAATTCGGAATTGATTTGACGCTGGAACATAAGCAAGAAGAACTTGCCGTTCTTGCCAGGGGAGCATTTGAAAATCAGTTTACCGTTACGCCGGTTCGGTCTGTAACGGAACGTTTTTCATCTCTTGAAGAGAAAATGCGGAATCCCATGCCGCTGAATTTGCTAAATTTATTAAATTTTGCAGAACGGATTGTAATTGATACCATGGAGGCAGTATTAAACCAAAAGAAAGAGTCATTTTCAGAAAAAGTTACAAAAATTTTGCAGGAGCGTGACCCATTTCGTTTAACGGTGACGGACATTTGCCGGCTTTTAAATTATTCCAAAAGCCAGATTGAGCGGATTTCGAATAGGGAATTGGGCTGTGGCATGATGGAATATATCAACAATATCAGGATGAATGAAATCTGTACATTGCTTCGGTGGTCTGACATGCCCCTTGCGCAAATTGCAGAAAAAACGGGACTTTATGATGCGAGTCATCTAATTACATTTTTTAAACGGCACATGGGAACGACACCCGGCAGATACAGAAAAGACAGGCAAAAATAA
- the secE gene encoding preprotein translocase subunit SecE, translating to MAEATQKAKKGPGKVATYFREMKSEFKKIVWPSFKQVRNNTGVVITFIILLGVFISLIDLGFTYLLSFMK from the coding sequence ATGGCAGAAGCTACACAGAAAGCAAAAAAGGGCCCCGGCAAAGTTGCAACCTATTTTCGTGAAATGAAGTCTGAATTCAAAAAAATCGTTTGGCCAAGCTTTAAACAAGTTAGAAATAACACCGGCGTTGTAATTACATTCATTATTTTGCTGGGCGTATTTATTTCTTTAATTGACCTCGGGTTCACGTATCTGCTCTCATTTATGAAGTAG
- the hprK gene encoding HPr(Ser) kinase/phosphatase — MAHSVKLSAIIQEYGLDLICTPEGYENVEITVADVNRPSLQLAGFYEYFDPNRIQLIGKVEYTYLESLSSEERFSALESLMKEPIPVVILTRNLEPFPELIACAEKYRRPVMRTKSSTSRFMSAIILYLNVALAPMTQLHGVLVEVYGEGILLLGESGVGKSETAMELVKRGHRLVADDAVEIKRVSNKSLVGSAPEIIRHFIELRGIGIVDVKRIFGMGSVKDTENIDLVINLENWQNGKAYDRLGIETEHTDILGIKVPSLTIPIKPGRNLAIIVEVAAMNQRQRKMGYNAAQELNDRLLDQMGV; from the coding sequence ATGGCACATTCTGTGAAGCTGTCCGCAATTATTCAAGAATATGGTTTAGATTTAATCTGTACGCCGGAAGGGTATGAAAATGTGGAGATTACCGTTGCCGACGTAAACCGCCCCAGCCTGCAGCTGGCCGGATTTTATGAATATTTTGACCCCAACAGGATTCAGCTCATTGGCAAGGTTGAATATACATATTTGGAATCCCTTTCCTCTGAGGAACGGTTTTCCGCACTGGAAAGTTTAATGAAAGAGCCCATTCCCGTGGTAATTTTAACCCGGAATTTAGAGCCGTTTCCGGAGCTGATTGCCTGCGCGGAGAAATACCGCCGTCCGGTAATGCGCACAAAATCCAGCACATCCCGGTTTATGAGCGCCATCATTCTCTATTTAAACGTGGCCTTGGCCCCAATGACACAGCTCCACGGCGTTTTGGTGGAGGTTTACGGCGAGGGGATTTTGCTTTTGGGAGAAAGCGGCGTTGGAAAATCGGAAACCGCCATGGAGCTGGTGAAAAGGGGACACAGGCTGGTTGCCGACGACGCGGTGGAAATTAAACGGGTGTCGAACAAATCGCTGGTGGGCAGCGCACCAGAAATTATCAGGCATTTTATTGAGCTTCGCGGCATAGGAATTGTGGATGTAAAGCGTATTTTTGGTATGGGTTCTGTAAAAGATACGGAAAACATTGATTTGGTCATTAACCTGGAAAACTGGCAGAACGGCAAAGCCTATGACAGGCTGGGAATTGAAACAGAGCACACCGATATTTTAGGCATAAAAGTGCCGTCGCTTACCATTCCCATTAAGCCCGGCCGGAACCTGGCCATTATCGTGGAGGTTGCCGCCATGAACCAGAGGCAGCGCAAAATGGGCTATAACGCCGCACAGGAATTAAACGACAGGCTTTTAGACCAGATGGGCGTATAA
- the rplJ gene encoding 50S ribosomal protein L10 has product MPSEKVLQQKQQMVADLSEKLKTAAAGVFVDYCGLTVEEDTQLRNKLREANIEYAVVKNTLTKRAANDAGFNEFDEILNGPTALALSFEDVVAPARVLAEFAKDNEVFEIKAGFMEGRAMSLEEIDALSKIPSKDTLYAMLAGGLNATIAGLARAIDAVREQKETA; this is encoded by the coding sequence ATGCCAAGTGAAAAAGTTTTACAGCAGAAACAGCAAATGGTTGCTGACCTTTCTGAAAAGCTGAAAACAGCGGCTGCCGGCGTTTTTGTCGACTACTGCGGTTTAACGGTTGAGGAAGACACACAGCTTAGAAACAAGCTGCGTGAAGCAAACATTGAATATGCGGTTGTGAAAAACACCCTGACAAAACGTGCGGCAAACGACGCGGGCTTTAACGAATTCGACGAAATTTTAAACGGCCCCACGGCTTTGGCCCTCAGTTTTGAAGATGTTGTCGCTCCGGCGCGCGTTTTAGCTGAATTTGCAAAAGATAACGAAGTGTTTGAAATTAAAGCCGGCTTTATGGAAGGCAGGGCAATGTCGTTAGAAGAGATTGACGCATTGAGCAAAATCCCCTCGAAAGACACGCTTTATGCTATGCTGGCAGGTGGCTTGAACGCAACAATCGCAGGCCTTGCAAGGGCAATCGACGCTGTTCGTGAACAGAAAGAAACAGCTTAA
- the rplL gene encoding 50S ribosomal protein L7/L12, producing MSEKITAMIEEIKALSVLELSELVKAIEEEFGVSAAAPVAVAGAAAPGAAAAEEKSEFDVELTEVGGEKVKVIKVVREVTGLGLKEAKEMVDGAPKVIKEAASKETADEIKAKLEEVGAKVTLK from the coding sequence ATGAGCGAAAAGATTACTGCTATGATTGAAGAAATTAAGGCGCTTTCCGTTCTGGAATTATCAGAACTGGTGAAAGCAATTGAAGAGGAATTCGGCGTTAGCGCGGCTGCTCCTGTAGCTGTTGCCGGTGCAGCTGCTCCCGGAGCTGCTGCTGCAGAAGAAAAATCTGAATTCGACGTTGAGCTGACAGAAGTTGGCGGCGAAAAGGTTAAGGTTATTAAGGTTGTTCGTGAAGTTACCGGCCTTGGCTTAAAAGAAGCAAAAGAAATGGTTGACGGCGCTCCGAAAGTAATTAAGGAAGCTGCAAGTAAAGAAACAGCTGACGAAATCAAAGCAAAACTTGAAGAAGTTGGCGCAAAAGTTACATTGAAATAA
- a CDS encoding ACT domain-containing protein, producing MKAVITVVGKDRTGIIAKVSGYLADRSINILDISQTIMQDLFTMIMLVDTQESGIQAKELSADLKKIGEELSLTINIQHEGLFTSMHRV from the coding sequence ATGAAAGCAGTTATTACCGTAGTAGGAAAAGACCGCACAGGAATTATTGCCAAAGTGAGCGGTTATTTGGCAGACCGCAGTATCAATATCCTTGATATCTCACAGACAATTATGCAGGATTTGTTCACTATGATAATGCTCGTGGACACGCAGGAGTCGGGTATTCAGGCAAAGGAGCTGAGCGCTGATTTAAAGAAAATCGGCGAGGAGCTTTCCCTTACCATCAACATTCAGCATGAAGGTTTGTTTACCTCCATGCACAGGGTGTAA
- the rplK gene encoding 50S ribosomal protein L11, whose protein sequence is MAQKITGYIKLQIPAGKATPAPPVGPALGQHGVNIVQFTKEFNEKTAKDAGLIIPVVITVYADRSFTFITKTPPAAVLLKKAAKIDKASGTPNKTKVATVSKDAVKQIAEQKMPDLNAASIEAAMSMIAGTARSMGITVED, encoded by the coding sequence ATGGCACAGAAAATCACAGGTTACATCAAGCTGCAGATTCCGGCAGGCAAAGCTACTCCGGCTCCCCCGGTTGGTCCTGCTTTGGGTCAGCACGGTGTAAACATCGTTCAGTTCACGAAGGAGTTTAATGAAAAAACAGCAAAGGACGCAGGATTAATTATCCCTGTTGTTATCACAGTTTATGCTGACAGGTCTTTCACATTCATCACAAAAACTCCCCCGGCGGCTGTACTGTTAAAGAAAGCCGCTAAAATCGACAAGGCTTCGGGTACGCCCAACAAAACAAAGGTTGCTACGGTCAGCAAAGACGCTGTAAAACAGATTGCTGAACAGAAAATGCCTGACTTAAACGCAGCATCCATTGAAGCTGCCATGAGCATGATTGCAGGAACTGCAAGAAGCATGGGCATTACTGTCGAAGACTAA
- a CDS encoding PFL family protein: protein MLDRNDIMETIKMISEEHLDIRTVTMGISLLSCAGSDADAVCEKVYEKITNAAKDLVAVAEDISVRYGIPIINKRISVTPVSLVLQSENPADYVKLAKALDRAAKTTGVNFIGGFSALVHKGMTKSEQALISAIPEALSQTELVCSSVNVGTTKAGINMDAVALMGKIIKQTAAFTTDTDGFGCAKLVVFCNSVEDNPFMAGAYHGVGEAEYIINVGVSGPGVVKCALEKVKGADFEIVAETIKRTAFKITRMGQLVAREASRMLGVPFGIVDLSLAPTPAVGDSVAYILEEMGLEQCGTHGTTAALALLNDAVKKGGIMASSFVGGLSGAFIPVSEDAGMIEAAKAGTLSLEKLEAMTCVCSVGLDMICIPGETSAETISAIIADEAAIGMVNSKTTAVRIIPAPGKKVGDIVEFGGLLGTGPVMAVNDKKSADFIKRGGRIPAPLHSFRN from the coding sequence ATGCTTGACAGAAACGATATTATGGAAACCATCAAGATGATTTCGGAAGAACATCTTGATATTAGAACCGTCACAATGGGAATTTCCCTTTTAAGCTGCGCCGGAAGCGACGCCGACGCTGTGTGCGAAAAAGTATATGAAAAAATTACAAATGCAGCAAAAGATTTGGTGGCGGTTGCAGAGGACATTTCCGTCCGCTACGGAATTCCGATTATTAATAAACGGATTTCCGTTACGCCGGTGTCTTTGGTGCTGCAGTCTGAAAACCCGGCGGATTATGTAAAGCTGGCCAAAGCGTTAGACCGGGCGGCAAAGACCACCGGTGTTAACTTCATCGGCGGGTTTTCCGCCCTTGTGCACAAGGGAATGACGAAAAGCGAGCAGGCCTTAATTTCCGCAATTCCTGAGGCACTTTCCCAAACAGAGCTGGTTTGCTCCAGCGTAAACGTGGGCACCACCAAGGCGGGCATTAACATGGACGCGGTTGCGCTGATGGGTAAAATTATAAAACAAACCGCTGCGTTCACAACTGACACCGACGGGTTCGGCTGCGCAAAACTGGTTGTGTTCTGCAACAGCGTAGAGGACAATCCGTTTATGGCCGGCGCATATCACGGTGTAGGAGAAGCAGAATATATTATAAATGTTGGCGTAAGCGGCCCCGGCGTGGTAAAGTGTGCGTTAGAAAAGGTGAAGGGCGCAGACTTTGAGATTGTGGCGGAAACCATTAAACGCACGGCGTTTAAAATTACCAGAATGGGCCAGCTGGTAGCCCGGGAGGCCTCACGCATGTTAGGCGTTCCCTTTGGCATTGTGGATTTGTCCTTAGCGCCCACGCCGGCCGTTGGCGACAGCGTAGCATATATTTTAGAGGAAATGGGTTTGGAACAGTGCGGCACCCATGGCACAACTGCGGCTTTGGCACTTTTAAACGACGCAGTGAAAAAGGGCGGCATTATGGCTTCTTCCTTTGTTGGGGGCCTTTCCGGCGCGTTTATTCCCGTCAGTGAAGACGCAGGTATGATTGAGGCGGCCAAAGCAGGAACCCTGTCTTTAGAAAAGTTAGAGGCCATGACCTGCGTTTGCAGCGTGGGGCTTGACATGATTTGTATTCCCGGCGAAACAAGCGCCGAAACAATTTCCGCAATCATTGCAGACGAGGCGGCAATTGGAATGGTGAACAGCAAAACAACCGCAGTGCGGATTATTCCGGCTCCCGGCAAAAAGGTGGGAGACATTGTGGAGTTCGGCGGCCTTTTGGGCACCGGGCCCGTGATGGCTGTGAACGATAAAAAAAGCGCAGACTTTATTAAACGGGGCGGAAGAATTCCGGCTCCGCTGCACAGCTTTAGAAATTAA
- the murB gene encoding UDP-N-acetylmuramate dehydrogenase, which translates to MVTESFVQEVLAIQPVNVERNVPMSRYTTFQIGGPADLFVEPAGEEAFSRLVKLCRSKNVPFLLIGAGSNLLVSDAGIDGVVFRLSGAFDYAKASGTELEAGAATSLAKLAKTAQRAALSGLEFASGIPGSLGGAVFMNAGAYGGEMKDVVTQTRFLDENGDMQTVSRSEHDFSYRHSVFSAGGKFILSAKMSLSPKNPDEILASMRDLNARRKEKQPLEKPSAGSTFKRPEGFFAAKLIEDAGLKGAGVGGAGVSEKHAGFIVNNGGATCEDVVRLIAKVQETVFSKFGVTLEPEVKVIGR; encoded by the coding sequence ATGGTCACAGAATCGTTTGTTCAGGAAGTTTTGGCAATTCAGCCGGTAAATGTGGAACGAAACGTTCCTATGTCCCGATATACCACCTTTCAAATCGGCGGTCCGGCGGACCTATTTGTGGAACCGGCGGGGGAGGAAGCATTTTCCCGCCTTGTAAAGCTGTGCAGGAGCAAAAACGTGCCGTTTCTGCTGATTGGCGCAGGCTCCAACCTTTTGGTCAGCGACGCTGGGATTGACGGCGTGGTGTTCCGGCTGTCCGGCGCGTTTGACTATGCCAAGGCTTCCGGCACCGAACTGGAAGCCGGCGCGGCTACATCCTTGGCAAAGCTTGCAAAAACCGCGCAGCGGGCCGCTCTTTCCGGGCTGGAGTTTGCCTCGGGAATTCCGGGCAGCTTAGGCGGCGCTGTCTTTATGAACGCCGGGGCCTATGGCGGGGAAATGAAAGATGTTGTGACTCAGACAAGGTTTTTAGATGAAAACGGCGATATGCAAACCGTTTCCCGCAGCGAGCACGATTTTTCTTACCGGCACAGCGTGTTTTCCGCCGGCGGAAAATTCATTCTGTCTGCCAAAATGAGCCTGTCGCCTAAAAATCCGGACGAGATTTTGGCTTCCATGCGGGATTTAAACGCCCGAAGGAAAGAGAAACAGCCGCTGGAAAAACCCAGCGCCGGCAGCACCTTCAAGCGGCCGGAGGGCTTTTTTGCCGCGAAGCTCATTGAAGACGCGGGACTGAAAGGAGCAGGCGTAGGCGGCGCAGGTGTTTCAGAAAAGCATGCGGGCTTTATTGTGAACAACGGCGGCGCAACCTGTGAAGATGTGGTGCGGCTGATTGCAAAAGTGCAGGAAACTGTGTTTTCAAAGTTTGGTGTGACGCTGGAGCCGGAAGTAAAAGTGATTGGAAGATAG
- a CDS encoding aldo/keto reductase has protein sequence MIKLFNGINEVAMQRLTFGPNTYGDEENMDKYLMFLDMYTEAGGSSVDTARVYSGGQTEEAIGRWFKTRKNRDKIVLTTKGGHPPAGDMHKPRLDRENIFSDIKASLAALGTDYTDVYLLHRDCREMPVGEIVDTLDELVKTGLAKVCGVSNWRTDRIKEANEYAKQHSKARICVSQINYSLAETTPERLGDDTLVCMTDAEFNAYMEMKLPVMAFSSQAKGFFAKLAAGEDLKSKAIERFLTEENLKRFERVKEVAAQTGLSPSAVALSFLTCNPLPISAVFSCRTQEQMKDTLTAMNAKLDEKTVAYLEKG, from the coding sequence ATGATAAAGCTTTTTAACGGAATCAATGAGGTCGCCATGCAGAGGCTGACGTTCGGCCCGAACACTTATGGCGACGAGGAGAATATGGATAAATATTTAATGTTTCTCGACATGTACACCGAGGCCGGCGGAAGCAGTGTTGACACGGCAAGGGTTTACAGCGGCGGTCAGACCGAGGAGGCCATTGGCAGATGGTTTAAAACCCGGAAAAACCGCGATAAAATTGTTCTCACAACAAAGGGAGGGCATCCACCGGCAGGGGATATGCATAAGCCCCGGCTGGACAGGGAAAATATCTTTTCTGACATAAAGGCCAGCCTGGCGGCGCTGGGCACAGATTACACCGATGTGTATCTGCTTCACCGGGACTGCCGCGAAATGCCCGTGGGCGAAATTGTAGACACCTTAGACGAACTTGTGAAAACAGGGTTGGCAAAGGTGTGCGGCGTGTCGAACTGGAGAACGGACAGAATAAAAGAGGCAAATGAATATGCAAAGCAGCACAGCAAGGCGCGCATCTGTGTGAGCCAGATAAACTATTCCCTGGCAGAAACCACGCCGGAGCGATTGGGAGACGATACCTTAGTGTGCATGACCGATGCAGAATTCAATGCCTATATGGAAATGAAGCTTCCGGTTATGGCGTTTTCTTCCCAGGCAAAGGGCTTTTTTGCAAAGCTTGCTGCTGGGGAGGATTTAAAAAGCAAAGCAATAGAACGGTTTTTAACAGAGGAAAACTTAAAGCGGTTTGAGCGGGTAAAAGAAGTGGCAGCACAAACGGGTCTGTCGCCGTCTGCGGTGGCGCTGAGCTTTCTTACCTGCAATCCCCTGCCCATATCGGCTGTGTTTTCCTGCAGAACACAGGAGCAAATGAAAGACACGTTAACGGCAATGAATGCAAAGCTGGATGAAAAAACAGTGGCATATTTAGAAAAGGGCTGA
- the rpmG gene encoding 50S ribosomal protein L33 produces the protein MRTRITLACSECKQRNYDTMKEKKNTPDRLELNKYCRFCKKHTLHRETK, from the coding sequence ATGAGAACAAGAATTACTCTTGCATGTTCAGAGTGCAAACAGAGAAATTACGACACCATGAAGGAAAAAAAGAATACACCCGACAGACTGGAGCTTAACAAATACTGCAGATTCTGCAAAAAGCACACGCTGCACAGGGAAACAAAATAG